In the Longimicrobiales bacterium genome, CAGGGCGAGAATTGAAGGACCAATATCGCAGCGGTCCGGGGATGTGTCAGGTTAGTGGACGTCCTCGCCCCAATGGCGGTGCCTAGCTCCACACCTCGCCGAACAACCGAACGAAGTTGGTCCCCAGCACCTTCTCGATCACCCGGTCGGCATGCCCGCGCGCCGCCATCATGTCCGCGATCGTCTCCATTCGTCGCGGCGTATTAAGATCCGGGACATAGGGGACCGTGTCCTCACGAGGCGCCGCGATCCCAGCTGCGGAGCGTTGGGCCGAAACGGCATCGAACCGGCTAGGGAAGTCACCGCTGACATCGAGCGGAACGATGCCCTGGTCGCTCCCGATGCCCACGTGGTCCTCGCCGCACACATCTAGAGCGTGGTCGATGTGGTCCATGAAGTCTGAGGCCGTGGGCGGGCCGGCGGGGTTCAGGAACGGCATGAGGTAGACGCCGAACACTCCGCCGCCGTCCGCCGTCTCACGCATCGTCGCGTCGTCCTTGCTGCGTGGGTGATCGAACACCGCTTTACACCCGGAGTGTGTGATGGAAACCGGTCCCGTCGCCGCACGGATGCCGTCGATGGTTGTCTGCGGGCCGCAGTGTGAAAAGTCGAGCAAGATGCCCAACGCCTCCATGCGCGCCACCGCTTCCCGTCCCAGGTCGGTCAGACCGCTGTCGTTGGGCGCGAGACAGCCGGTACCGATCTTGTTCTGCACGTTGTATGTCGGCTGGACGATGCGGAGGCCCATCTCGTAGAACCGGTCAAGCCGGTCCAGGTCGTCTTCGAACGGAACACCGTCTTGGAAGCCGAAGACGAGGCCGAGTCGGCCCGACCCTTTCGCGGCTCGGATGTCTCCCACGGTGGTAGCGACCGAGAGCACGTCGGAACTCCGTTCGGCCTCTGCCATCCATGCTTCCATTTTGGCGGCAGTCGCCTCGAGGGCGGATTGGTTCTCGGTAGGGCGCGCGTTCACCGTGATGTTCACTGCGGTGATCCCTGATCCACGTACTGCGTTCAGAGCGGCGTTACTGAGCGGAAGCCCTTCCTGCGGGATGTTGAACTGGATCGGACCCGCGAGGGCGTCGACCACGATGGCGTCCCCGTATCCGGGCCAGAGGGGTGAATGGCGCACCCCACCGAATCGGTCCCAATCGATGGTGGTCGCCAACCCTGGTGTGAGCGCTGCTGTCCCGGCCAGCCGAACGAAGTCGCGACGTTCCATTGGACTCCCTCAGTTCCCTCCGTCTGCCGCTGCGTCTGCGCGGAACAGAGGGAAGAGTTCGTTCAGCAGTCGAGTTGTGATCGCGACGCGTAGTCCGTTCGAGTCCGGTCCAGTCTCGTCCAGTCCGACCGTGTTCAAAGCGGAGATGGCCCCGATCTTCGCGATCGGATCGAAGTACATGTACGAGAGGAAGCCACGCTGGCTGCCGGTGTGACCGACCACTTGATGCCCGTCCTGCTCATAGAGAAAGAACGACAGCCCCATCGAAGACGTCCCGTAGGGAGAGTCACCAATCGGCACGACGTCGTTCCACATCTCTTGGAGGGAATTGCGGGAGAGAACGGCGTCGTAGTCGCTGCCTTCAAGGCGTGAGCCCATAAGGAATGCGAGGTATCGCCCCATGTCGCCCAGAGGGGCGTTCAGCCCACCGTTCGCCACCGTGATTCCCGTGTTGAAGTCCAAGCCGCCCGCGGTCACCTGGTCTTCCGCCACGAAGTAGTGGTTCGATCGAAAGCGCAGCAGGCCCCATGGTGTCGCGTCGAAATACGTTCGGCGCATGCCTAAGGGGCGGAAGATGTTTTTGTCGATGTACGCCTCGTAGACGTCGCCGCTCACATACTCGATGACCTTGCCCAGGAAGATGATCCCCGGGTTCGAGTAGCTGAACTTCGACCCCGGCTCGAATTCGATCTCTGTGTAGGGGATCATCGAAACGAGCTGACTCCACTCGGTCGGCTCATGCGGCTGCCAGTCCTCACCCCCCGCGAACGGCCAGGTGCCGGCACGGAAGCCGGCGGAGTGGCTCATGAGATGACGGATCGTGATGTTGTCCATTGAGCCGTACTCGTTGTGCACCTCGCGCAGCTCGGGCACGTATTTCGTGATCGGGTCATCCAGGCTGATCAAGCCCCGATCACGGAGCTGCATGATGCCGATGGCGGTGAACGTCTTCGTGATCGAAGCCCAGTGGTAGATCGTCGATCGGTCTACTGGGTGGCCTTCCGACAGATTCGCTGAGCCTTCGGTCTCGAATTTGGTGAGTTCTCCGTCCACGATCAGGGCTAGAGAGGCCCCGACGATGCCTTCCTCTTCGACGGTCGATTCCCACTGCATCACGATGTCGGTCCACACAGAATCAGCGCCGGCTGGTGCCTGCCCGAGGGCGGGCGTAACCGCGACGAGAGCTAGGCCGAGAGGTATCGCGGTGAACGACGCGGATGAAGCGAGACGACGAGCGAGCATGTGGACCTCAGTTGTGTGGATTGCCTCCGCAATGTGCCCATCAAGCCCACGCTCGCGAAAGCCGGGAACCGCCGCCTTGCCGCCGATGAGTCGGTGAAGCGATTCTTCAGGTCTGTTCACTCGCCAACCGAGCTCGGGAAGATCATGAGACGCGTTTCTTATCTGTTGATGGCTGCTCTCGCTGTTTTCGCCGGTACTGTCGGAGCCCAGCAGGATCCGCACATGGCCAAAGCCATGCGGGTACTGTCTTCGACGCCCCTCATCGACGGCCATAACGATCTCCCTTGGGCGATCCGCCAGAGTGAGGTCGCACCCCACGATGTGGAGGCTCTTGAGCATGACCTTCGAGGAAGCACGCCGTTCCATACCGACATCGACCGCCTTCGTGCTGGGAAGGTCGGCGCGCAGTTCTGGTCTGTGTATATCCCGTTCGAGGCGGAGGCTGAAGGCGCCGCCAAGGTTCAGCTCGAGCAGATCGACATCGCCCTTCAAATCGTCGACAAGTATCCCGACGTCTTCGAACTCGCTCTGGATGCTTCCGATGTGAATCGGATCTTCGGTTCCGGCAAGATCGCTTCCATGCTCGGCATGGAGGGCGGACACGCCATCGAGAACTCACTCGGGACGCTACGCGCGTTCTACGCGATGGGCGTCCGCTATATGACGCTTACGCACAACGGCACCTTGGACTGGGCCGATGCGGGTAGCGATGAAGCGCGGCACGGCGGACTCAGCGACTTCGGGGAAGAGGTCGTCCGTGAGATGAACCGAATGGGGATGCTGGTCGATCTCGCGCACACATCACCCGCCACGATGAACGACGCGCTCGACGTCGCGGAGGCACCTGTCATCTGGTCGCATGCGGATGCACGGGGTGTGCACGACCACTCGCGGAACGTGCCAGATCAGGTCCTGCGCCGCCTGCCGGAGAACGGCGGCGTGGTCATGGTCACCTTCGTCCCGTCCTTTCTCACGGATCAGCCGGAAGCCACGATTGCTGACGTCGCCGACCACATCGACCACGTCGCGGCGGTCGCGGGAATGGACCACGTCGGGATCGGGTCCGACTTCGATGGTATCACCAGCACACCGGTCGGCCTGGAAGACGTATCCACCTACCCGATGCTTTTCGCAGAGCTGTCACGGCGCGGATGGACTGAAGATGACCTCAGAAAGCTCGCCGGAGAAAACGTCCTGCGTGCTTGGCAGGAAGCCGAAACAACGGCCCGCCGCCTGCAGTTGGAGCGTCCCCCGTCCATGGCGACCATCGGTGCAAACGGCGGCATCAGCCACTAAGGAGAGACGATGACCAAGCTTCCTCGCCCTGAGTACAGCGAGTACAACGAGTACTACCGGCAGTATGTGGCACTCGTCCCCGACGGCGACATCGCGGTCACACTTCGCGATCAACTAGAGGAGACGATCACCGTTCTCGAAGGCATCACGCCCGAACGCGAGACGTTCCGTTACGCGGAGGGAAAGTGGAATATCCGCGAGGTGATCACCCACCTCATGGATACCGAGCGTGTGTTCGCGTTCCGGGCTCTGACCATGGCCAGGGAGGACGGTGTCACTCTTCCGGGGATGGACCAGAACGAGTGGACGGTGCGTTCGAACGGTGGAGATCGACCCCTCGCGGACTTGATCGAGGAGTGGGTCGCGGTGCGGCGTGCCAACGTGCATCTGTTCGCCTCCTTCGACGGGGAGACGGGTGCGCGGACCGGGATCGCGAGCGATAGCGAAATCACCGTGCGTGCGCTTCCATGGCTGATCGCCGGGCACGAACTGTGGCATCGTGGGCTCATTTCAGAGCACTACGTGGAGAAGTCGATGTGAGTGAGGAAAAGGTCGGGGCGGACAACGCCGGAAGGGACGACTCACGAAGCGCTTTGCGGCGGCGGGACCGAGGCAAGGATGAACCGTGGGTCAGGGACTTCATGATCCAGGCGCCCGCCGGATTCATGGCGACAGTGGGGGAGGACGGGCAGCCGTTCCTCAACTCGAACCTGTACTTCTACGATCAAGAACGGCACTGCATCTACCTCCACACACACCGCTCAGGGAAGACGCGCGACAATGTGGAACAGGTGCAGAAGGTCGCGTTCAGTGTCGCCGCCATGGGTCGGTTTCTGCCGGCTCCGGAGGCGCTCGAATTCTCGGTGGAATACGCCGGCGTCGTGGCGTTCGGCATAGGGACTATCGTCGAGGACGCGGGCGAATGTCGATTCGCTCTTCAGGCGATTCTCGACAAATACGCTCCTCACCTGACCCCGGGTGAGGACTACCGTCCGACGACGGATGACGAGCTCAAACGCACGGCCGTATTCCGGATCGACATCGAGACGTGGAGCGGAAAACAAAAAGAGGTCGAAGAGGACTTCCCGGGTGCATACGCACTGCCGGAGCTGGTCGTACCGTTCCCAGTCAGATTGGAGCAGCCTCCCGAGTGACTTCGGAGAGAGCTAACAAGCAGCGGCTGGAGCGTGGCAGGCTGAGATCATGACCCCTCGCCTCTGGGCCGTTTCAGCGACAGTTGTCGTTCTGGGTGTTCTCTCCGCCCAGGCCTCCACGGGAGGAGCCCGTCGAACAGCCGCGACCCTGAAGATGTCGGCGGCCACGGGTTATGTGCTTCTCGCCCTGTGGGTCGGGGCGGCCGAGTCGTCCTTCGGGCGTGTAATGCTGGCCGGCTTCGCCCTGTGCTGGATTGGTGACCTCCTCCTCCTCGTGCCCGGACGTGGACAAGCTTTTCTATGCGGTCTGGCCGCCTTCCTCTTAGGACACCTCGCCTACGCGACGGCATTCGCTTCGCTCGGTTTCCAAGTGCAATGGGCCGTGGCGGCGTTCGTTCTTGCCGTCCCCACGGCTCTGTGGATCCACACCTGGCTCATCAGCAGCCAACTCACGCCACGGATGATCTGGCCGGTTCGCGCCTACATCGTCGCCATCTCGCTCATGTTGGTGATGGCCGCGAGCGCGTTTGGAGCAGGGGCACCCTTGCTGGTGCCCGTTGGAGCCGCTGCCTTTATGGCATCAGACGTCTTCGTCGCTCGCGAGAGGTTCGTGCAGCCAGATCCACTGAACACGGGTGTGGGCCTTCCACTCTACTTTCTTGCTCAGGTGCTGTTTGCGCTCGGGCTCTAGGGCCCGAGGCAGCAACCTCCGTGAGACGGGTGTCTCTTGAGCAAAAGGGATTTCCTCGACTTGTACAGACAGGACCATCCTTGGCCGCCTCCTAATCTTCCAGCCCACGTCCATGCTACGTAGCACCGTCCTTCTTCTGGCCTTATTCGGGATCGCATCTCCGCTGTCCGCACAGGTAATCGGTGGAGCCGAGAGGACTCCGGTCGATCCGCTGTCGCTCCCACGCCCCGTGATGACGGCCTTGAAGATCGAAGGTGGAATTAACATCGACGGCCGGCTGGACGATGCCGCTTGGGCTCGCGCGACCCCGACGTCCGAGACGTGGATCCAGATCACCCCAGAGCCTGGAATGCCTGCGTCCGAGTCGACGGTGGTCAGGATCCTCTACGATGACGACAAGCTCTATATCGGGGCTGTCATGCACGACTCGAACGTCGGCGCCTTGAGCGTACCGGGGCTCGAGCAGGACTTCGATACGCCGAACTCGGACATCTTTGGCTTCGCGCTGGACACCTATCACGACAGGCAGAACGGCTTCGTATTCGCGGTGAACCCGGCCGGCGCGATGTTCGACGCTCAGGCGTTCGACGACCAGCGGTCCATCACTCGGGCCTGGGAAGGCATTACGGAGGTTCGCACCACGATCAACGACTCGAGCTGGATCGCAGAAATCGCGATCCCGTTTGCCACGCTCCGGTTCAACCCGACCCAAGGGCCGCAGACGTGGGGGCTCAACTTCTCTCGGAGGCTTCGCCGGAAGAACGAAGATTCCATGTGGGCAGCGGTGCCGCTTCAGTTCCGCGTCTACAAGTTCTCGATGGCGGGCACATTGGAAGGACTGAGAGACTTGCCTGCGGGTCGAAATCTCTGGGTTAAGCCCTATGTGCTGGGCGATTGGATCACCGGGCCCGCAGTGGTTGAGGAAGGGAGCGAAGGAGCGGTCGGACTCGATCTGAAGTGGGGGGTCACCCCGAAGCTCACACTCGACCTCACCGCGAATACCGACTTCAGTCAGGTCGAAGTCGATGCGGAGCAGGTGAACCTCACGCGCTTTTCTCTGTTCTTTCCCGAAAAGCGTGACTTCTTTTTGGAGAACGAGGGCACTTTTGCCTTCGAGGACGTGAGCGTCAGGAACTTCCGCACGGGCAGCTCGAATCGAAAATTCCGGCTCTTTCATTCGCGCAGGATCGGACTTTCGCCGAGTCGCGAGCCGCTCCCGATTCTCGCAGGGGCGCGGATGACGGGGAGGATCGGAGAGCAATGGGAGGTCGGCCTGATCAACATGCAGACCCGGTCGGTTCTCGGTCCTGAAGACGGGGCCTCCTTCGACGCCGAGAATTTCTCGGTCGCGCGGGTGAAGCGTCACTTGTCGGGTGGCTCCAACATCGGCGCAATGTTCGTAAACCGGCAGTCCACAGGACTTTCGGGGCGGCCCGCGGAATTCAACCGCGCCTATGGCATCGATGGCAACTTCAATGTTCTCCCCACGCTCGTGGTGTCGGCCTATGCGGCTCGGACAGACGAGTCGGCGCCTTCCGGGGACGACAAGAACGTCGCGATGGTGCAGGCCGCGTGGCGCAGCGCCGTATTCAACTCCTCGTTCTTGTTCAAGCATGTCGGAGACGGATTCAACCCAGGCACGGGCTTCATCGATCGGACGGCGATCCGTCGCTACTACGGGACGGTTGGGTTCCATCCGAAGGTCCGTAAGAGCGGGATCTTGGAGATCAACCCGTACTTCGACGTCGACGCGTATACGACTCTGGACGGATCGCTGGAGACGCGCACGCTCACGCCGGGTGTGCAGGTCAGCCTTATGAACGGTGGGTCGCTCACAATGGACTACGCCGATCACTACGAGCAGCTCTTTGCGACGACGAGCATTGCGGGTGCGAGTCTCGCGGCGGGCGAATACCGGTGGCGGGCTCCGAGCATGAATCTGATGACTGCCGGGAACAAGGCTCTGTCCGGACGAGTCTCCTTCTCGAAAGGTGACTTCTACGACGGCGAACGCACCTCGGTCTCATTCCAAGGCCTATATCGCCCTAATGAGCACTTCTCGCTGCGGCTCTCCGCCCAGCACAACGACCTCAAGCTCGGTGGCACCGACTTCACCGCGGATCTGTTCAGCGGCCAGCTCCGGTACGCGAAGGACACCCGCACTTTCCTCATGGGCTTCGTTCAGTACAACGAAGCGACGGAGGAGATGGTCACGAACGTGCGCTTCAATCTGATCCACGCGCCCCTGTCCGATCTCTTTCTGGTGTTCACGGAGAGAAGGTCACTGGCCGGAGGGGTGACGACACCGGTCCTCGAGCGCGGGATCACGCTCAAGTTCACGAAGCTGTTCGCGTTCTAGGTCAGCGTTGTCCCGCGTGCTTGGCCGCTAGGGCCGCGAGCCCGAGATCGATCTCCTTCCGCGACACCCACCGTCCGCGGACCATCACACCCACGCGATCTGTCAGGTTCTCGAGGTCGTCCATCGGATTCGAACCCAACAGGACCAGATCGGCGCGCTGGCCAGCGGCCACGGTACCGAATGACCCATCCAACTCGAGATGGTCGGCCACGTACTTCCCCACCCAAGCCGTCCCACTCTTCAGGATTTCGTAGTTCGAGATGCCGGCCTCGGCCACGACTTGCAGTTCACGGTGAAGGGCATATCCGGGCACGTTGAACATCTGCGGTGAATCCGTGCCCATCAGGATGCCTGCGCCGGCGTCTGAGAGCCCCTTGAGGACCTGCTTTCTGAGCGCCAGGTAGGCGGCCACCTCTTCCTCGCCGCCTCGCGCATTCCCCTCCGACTGACGACGCCAGGCATCGCGTTGACTCTGAGACACGTACTTCATCTCTGGCTGTGACAAAATGGCGTCCGCGTCAGGGAAGCCATACAGGTTCTCCCACAGGTACATCGTCGGGACGACGTAGACGTCGTTGTCGATCGTGAGCTGGACGATCTCCGCGAGTTTGCCCTCGTCCACACCTTCCACGAGCCCGCCCAGACTGATGGTTCCTGCGTTCACTTGGGCCTGAACGTTGTCGGACGCGATGGCCTGCACGTAGCCGTCTAGGTGATCCACAGTCGACATGCCTGTTTCGATCGCATGCACGAGCCCGACATCAGCCGGCACGTGTCCGCCAAAGGTCAGGTTCACTTCCTCGGCGACCTCGGCCATTCTGTCCCACGCGTCGAGCGGGATGCCAGGGTGGATCTTCATGAGGTCATACCCGCTCTCCTTGGCCGCTCGGATCAGGCCTTCGGCGGCTTCGGCGGTCGGTGCCGTGGTCCCGTTCAAGGAGGGAGCGGCTACGTAGAAGTTCGGGCCCAGGAGTTGACTCTGTTCGAGCTCGTCGGCCAGCGGGATCTGGTAGTCCGAGCCCAGCATGCCTCGGATCGTCGTGATGCCATTCGCGACATACAGAAACAGAAGGTCCTCGACTGCGTCCCTGGGGGGATTGTCGCCGGGGGGCACGTGGGCGTGCATCTCGGCGAGTCCGGGCATGAGGTACTGGTCGGTCCCGTCGATGACCGTAGCGCCCCTTCCAAGCATCACGTCGCCTGCCGCACCAACTTCGGTGATGCGCCCATCCACCACGACAACTGTTTGGTCGGCTAGGACCGTCTCCGCTGTCATCGGCAGGACATTCACGTGGGTGAAGGCGATTGTTCCAGGCGCTGCCTGGGCAGCGTCTTCACAGCCCATGAACACGATTGCTGCCAGCAGCGTGAATCGACGAATGATCATTATCCCAGAACCCCCTACTAGATTTCTATGCTCAGACAGAGGCCCAACATCGGCGTCTGGACGGGATCGGACCAGCACTCTTTCCACGCGATTTCGATGACGAATATGCGATCCAGAATTTCTCTCATGTTGTTCGCGCTCCTGTTTGGTTTTTCCGGGGCTTCTGCGCAGGAACCGTCCATGCCGGATCATCCCGCGCTCCAAGAGGCGTATCTCGCCTGGGACCGGGGTGACTATCCGGATGCACTACGCGGTTATCTGGACGTCCTTAAGGGTGCAGAGGGAGTGGCGCACTTGGAGGAAATCGCTCGCCTTACCGGAGAGGTGTTCAAGGTCACCGAAGTCGCCCCGGATGGTGCGGGCGTCACGGTCTCGCCTGATGGGCGTTTCGGGACCTACAGGGCCGCAGGGCCGGCCGGCCCCGTGACGAAGCTCGTGGACCTCGCGACGGGCGAAGTCGTACGCGAGGTCGTAGGTGGCTCCACCGTGCTCGGCCCCAACGGCACCAGTGCAACGATTCGCGTTGAGGATACACCAGCGGTCTTGGCTGCTCGGCAGGCTGAGACAACCGCGCAGGGAAGGGCCGGTCGCATGCGCGCTCAGACGGCTACGGCTTGGGAAGAAGCCAAGGCGGGGACTGTAGTGCTCACCACGAACAGCGGGGACCGCAGCATCGACCTAGGCGGCCGCGCCCCTGTCCAGATGACGTTCGCGGCAGAGTCCGGCGACCTCTTCGTGGTGGCATCACCAGCGGATGATGCCAGGAGCACCTCGGTCTTCTGGGTCACATCGAGCCGTGTGACCCAGATCGACTTCGGTGTCGGCATTCGTAGCCTCCTCGTATCGGCTGACGGAAGCACCCTAGTCGGCGTCCTTGAGAATGCGGTGGCCGGTCTCTCCCGAGGAGGGCACCCAGTCATGCTTCCGGGAGCTTCGAACGTGTCGCTCTCCGCAAGTGGTGTCTTGGCGTTCACCCGTCAGAATGGAACCAACACCACTGTTCATGTGATCGATCTCGGCGCGGACGAGTCAGCACCTCGATCCGTATTCGAGACCGAGAAGCGGATACAGAATCCTCAGGTGTCGCCTGATGGCGCTCACGTCGCGTTCGAGTTGATGGATCTTCACGACTGGGAGATCTGGGTGGCCGCATCGGACGGGAGCGGTGACCGCCGTTTGTCCATGGAAATTCAGCACGACCGGCGCCTCCGGTGGGTCGATGCCGAGCACATCATGGCAGCCAAGGGAGAGGGGCGGCACATGCGCTCCTACTTGTATGACCTCAGCGGGAGTGAGCCGCTCAAGCTCTTCCACAACAACTCCGTTCGGACCATCGCGCCGGAGTACGAGTGGGCGGTTGCTCCGGGTTCCGGGAAGATCTTGATGATCGCGGAGCGCGACGGTGACACGGTGTCTCCGGAACGTGGGGTGTATCTCCTCGACCTAAATACCCGAGTTGAGCAGGCTGATGTAGAGGCCCGCCTCGAGACCGCCCTAGCGAACGAAGTGGACCTCCGTCTAAGGGGGGAGGCGACGTTCGCCCCGATCGCTGCGGACGTCACGCGGGTCACTCAGCAGATCTCGACAGGAAGAATCTTCCAGTACGCACGGGACGTGTACGGCTTTGGATCCAAGCACGTGACGCAGCCGGGCAACGCACTGGCCATCGCGTACTACGCGGAGAAGCTCCGCTCATTCGGATATGAGCCCGAACTCGAGTGGTTCGAGGGTCGTGGGCAGCGGACCGCCAACGTGATCGTGCGGATACCTGGCACGGTGGATCCAGATCTGGTCTATGTCGCGAGCAGCCATTTCGACTCTACCGTGCGGGGCCCAGGTGCTGACGACGATTCGTCTGGAGCGACTGCACTCCTCGAGGTCGCGAGAGTCCTGAAGGACCATCCTATGCCGTCGACCATCGAGCTTGCCTTCTTCACCGGCGAGGAAGCGGGTCTTCTGGGTAGCCGTGAGTATGTCCGGCGTGCCGTCGCGAGCGGAAAGCGCATCGTTGGCGCCCTGAACAACGACATGGTCGGGTGGAAGAACGACCACCGACTCGACAACACGATCCGATACTCCAATCCCGGGATTCGGGACATCCAGCATGCCGCGGCGATGCAGTTCAGTGACCTGATCACCTACGACGCGCTGTACTACAAGAGCACCGACGCTGCCGCCTACTATGAGGCGTATGGAGACATCGTCGGTGGAATCGGCTCGTACCCGGTTCTGGGCAACCCGCACTACCACCAGTGGACTGATCGTCTCGAGACGATCAGTCAGCAGCTCGTCGCGGAGGTCTCCAAAACGACCGCCGCCACGCTCATGCTTTTAGCATCGAGTCCCGCACGACTCACCGGTATGGTCGTGGATGGCGAGTCGGTTACATGGGATGCATCACCCGAGTCCGACATCGCGCACTACGTGGTCGAGTGGCAGACTGAAGACGGCTGGGCAGCCACTACCGTGACGGAGAGTTCCGCGACGACCGCCGGTGCGGTTGGTGAGATTCGGGTCCGAGCAGTGTCACAGCGCGGTACGGCGGGCTGGGATTGGGCCCGGGCTGACACGAACTGAGCGGATGGCGCCGGAGTTATTCCGGCGCCATTCCCGTCAGCCACGAGAGAGCTTCGTTACGATCCCTGAACGGCCGGATCTCGAGGCCCGGCGCCTGGGCCCTAGCCCCCGCCTGATTCATCATCCCGAAGACGATGTCGGACGGCGCGATGATGGCGACCCGGGTTATTGAGTCACTGTATTCGGCGAAAAAGCGCGCGCTGTCACCAATTCGTTCGGCTGACTGATGGCGCATGCCAGCGGCGCCCGACATGTCTACGAGGACATGACCAGGCACCGCCCGCTCCGGATCCTCGAGCCCTGCGGCCCCTACGCGGCGAACCTCGTTCGAGGTGTAGTCCCCGTCCACGGTAATGACGAGAGTACCCTCGGTGAGCTTAGAGAAGACAGGCATCGGCTCCCCCTCAGCCCGGTAGCCGCTCAGACGTCGTGCGCCATTCCGCGCCCAACGTCGCCAGCATCTCGGTGAAGAAGGCCAGCTGCGAGGCTTGGTCGGCTGACAGGGGCCCGACCCATCCGCCGGCGGAACCGCGCAGCCGCGCGATGCGTCCACTGAGTTCCTGACTTTCTCTGGCCATATCGCGCACCTTGGCTTCGAGATCAGCAGCGAGTTGGAGTGGGTCGGTGTCGGCATCGAGTCGTCGAGCGACCTGGCCCACCTCGCGACTCAGTTCCTGGGCGCTCATCGCCAGTTCCCCGATCCGAACGAGCGTCTCGGTCCATTGGCGACGAACGAGTGGATCCACATCAATCCGTGGATCCTCTTTCACGCGCAGCGTCTGTTCGTGGGTTATAGCGCCCGCGGAGAAGCGGACCGTGTAGAGACCCGGCACCACCCAGGGCCCGCCGCCGCCACCGAAGCCGCCGCGACCGCCACCGCCACCACCCGCTGCACCGTGCCGGAGATTCCAGACCGCGCGGTTCATTCCACGTTCCGAGCCCCCGTTCACCTGAGCGATTTCCACTCCCATTCCGTCATGAACTGTGATGGATACGTCCGTGCCTGTCGAAGCCAGCCAGTAGTCGAGGATCGCACCGGCGGGTGGGTTCTCACCTTCAAAGATCATGTTTCCGGTATGGGCTCGTTCGTTCCGATACCGAATCTGCTCCGCATCCTCGATACCGAAGAGGTGTGCAGACGTCGCGGCAATGGCCGGTGTCATTTCCTGGAGCGCGTTGACCTGATCGAGGATCCACACTCCGCGTCCATGTGTGCCCAGCACGAGGTCATTATCCCGCGGATGCACAACGAGGTCGTTCACAGCCATGGTCGGCATGCCGCCCTTCAGTTCGACCCAGTTGCTTCCGCTATTCCATGACCACCATACGCCGAACTCGGTGCCCATCCACAGAACCTCTGGGTTCCGCAGGTCTTCTTTCACAGCGCGGATCACGCGTTCGGCAGGCAGGTCGCCCGTGATCGACATCCAGGACATTCCATTGTCGTCGGAGCGCCAGATGTAGTTGTTGTAGT is a window encoding:
- a CDS encoding DUF5916 domain-containing protein, translating into MLRSTVLLLALFGIASPLSAQVIGGAERTPVDPLSLPRPVMTALKIEGGINIDGRLDDAAWARATPTSETWIQITPEPGMPASESTVVRILYDDDKLYIGAVMHDSNVGALSVPGLEQDFDTPNSDIFGFALDTYHDRQNGFVFAVNPAGAMFDAQAFDDQRSITRAWEGITEVRTTINDSSWIAEIAIPFATLRFNPTQGPQTWGLNFSRRLRRKNEDSMWAAVPLQFRVYKFSMAGTLEGLRDLPAGRNLWVKPYVLGDWITGPAVVEEGSEGAVGLDLKWGVTPKLTLDLTANTDFSQVEVDAEQVNLTRFSLFFPEKRDFFLENEGTFAFEDVSVRNFRTGSSNRKFRLFHSRRIGLSPSREPLPILAGARMTGRIGEQWEVGLINMQTRSVLGPEDGASFDAENFSVARVKRHLSGGSNIGAMFVNRQSTGLSGRPAEFNRAYGIDGNFNVLPTLVVSAYAARTDESAPSGDDKNVAMVQAAWRSAVFNSSFLFKHVGDGFNPGTGFIDRTAIRRYYGTVGFHPKVRKSGILEINPYFDVDAYTTLDGSLETRTLTPGVQVSLMNGGSLTMDYADHYEQLFATTSIAGASLAAGEYRWRAPSMNLMTAGNKALSGRVSFSKGDFYDGERTSVSFQGLYRPNEHFSLRLSAQHNDLKLGGTDFTADLFSGQLRYAKDTRTFLMGFVQYNEATEEMVTNVRFNLIHAPLSDLFLVFTERRSLAGGVTTPVLERGITLKFTKLFAF
- a CDS encoding amidohydrolase family protein; the protein is MIIRRFTLLAAIVFMGCEDAAQAAPGTIAFTHVNVLPMTAETVLADQTVVVVDGRITEVGAAGDVMLGRGATVIDGTDQYLMPGLAEMHAHVPPGDNPPRDAVEDLLFLYVANGITTIRGMLGSDYQIPLADELEQSQLLGPNFYVAAPSLNGTTAPTAEAAEGLIRAAKESGYDLMKIHPGIPLDAWDRMAEVAEEVNLTFGGHVPADVGLVHAIETGMSTVDHLDGYVQAIASDNVQAQVNAGTISLGGLVEGVDEGKLAEIVQLTIDNDVYVVPTMYLWENLYGFPDADAILSQPEMKYVSQSQRDAWRRQSEGNARGGEEEVAAYLALRKQVLKGLSDAGAGILMGTDSPQMFNVPGYALHRELQVVAEAGISNYEILKSGTAWVGKYVADHLELDGSFGTVAAGQRADLVLLGSNPMDDLENLTDRVGVMVRGRWVSRKEIDLGLAALAAKHAGQR
- a CDS encoding M20/M25/M40 family metallo-hydrolase, whose product is MRSRISLMLFALLFGFSGASAQEPSMPDHPALQEAYLAWDRGDYPDALRGYLDVLKGAEGVAHLEEIARLTGEVFKVTEVAPDGAGVTVSPDGRFGTYRAAGPAGPVTKLVDLATGEVVREVVGGSTVLGPNGTSATIRVEDTPAVLAARQAETTAQGRAGRMRAQTATAWEEAKAGTVVLTTNSGDRSIDLGGRAPVQMTFAAESGDLFVVASPADDARSTSVFWVTSSRVTQIDFGVGIRSLLVSADGSTLVGVLENAVAGLSRGGHPVMLPGASNVSLSASGVLAFTRQNGTNTTVHVIDLGADESAPRSVFETEKRIQNPQVSPDGAHVAFELMDLHDWEIWVAASDGSGDRRLSMEIQHDRRLRWVDAEHIMAAKGEGRHMRSYLYDLSGSEPLKLFHNNSVRTIAPEYEWAVAPGSGKILMIAERDGDTVSPERGVYLLDLNTRVEQADVEARLETALANEVDLRLRGEATFAPIAADVTRVTQQISTGRIFQYARDVYGFGSKHVTQPGNALAIAYYAEKLRSFGYEPELEWFEGRGQRTANVIVRIPGTVDPDLVYVASSHFDSTVRGPGADDDSSGATALLEVARVLKDHPMPSTIELAFFTGEEAGLLGSREYVRRAVASGKRIVGALNNDMVGWKNDHRLDNTIRYSNPGIRDIQHAAAMQFSDLITYDALYYKSTDAAAYYEAYGDIVGGIGSYPVLGNPHYHQWTDRLETISQQLVAEVSKTTAATLMLLASSPARLTGMVVDGESVTWDASPESDIAHYVVEWQTEDGWAATTVTESSATTAGAVGEIRVRAVSQRGTAGWDWARADTN
- a CDS encoding STAS/SEC14 domain-containing protein, encoding MPVFSKLTEGTLVITVDGDYTSNEVRRVGAAGLEDPERAVPGHVLVDMSGAAGMRHQSAERIGDSARFFAEYSDSITRVAIIAPSDIVFGMMNQAGARAQAPGLEIRPFRDRNEALSWLTGMAPE